In Scylla paramamosain isolate STU-SP2022 chromosome 1, ASM3559412v1, whole genome shotgun sequence, one DNA window encodes the following:
- the LOC135100093 gene encoding uncharacterized protein LOC135100093: MQSEAPPCSKVPTVDVGDLGVHHAEEPCQQEWERVTRELEQAFSDIGCAYLTGHGVPDHLINEMLSTGVAFFKQQEEVKIRWAEDTNLHGYIKMNSERYAGAGPELHESFLFKPDSYSSCDEEAPSFMVPLVPLHEFCRTLSRRLMTCLALSVGKNRDYFVNMHQDSGTKNSLSTYRLNYYPLASGNQEDVVGFGAHSDYTTISLLYSNDSKGLQVRDSAGQWADVPYVPGTILLLAGEFLHFHSYKRFKAPMHRVVVPSEYQPGRLHRVTFGFFDHPDSHQPMWPPSEDPTSPAPPNVKDYLLAIMRRAVDIGAKK; encoded by the exons ATGCAGAGCGAGGCGCCTCCTTGCAGCAAGGTGCCCACCGTGGACGTGGGTGACCTAG GCGTGCACCATGCAGAGGAGCCCTGCCAGCAGGAGTGGGAACGCGTGACGCGCGAGCTGGAGCAGGCCTTCAGCGATATAGGATGTGCCTACCTCACCGGCCATGGCGTGCCTGACCACCTG ATCAATGAAATGCTGTCCACTGGTGTTGCTTTCTTCAAACAGCAAGAAGAGGTTAAGATTCGTTGGGCTGAAGATACGAATTTACATGGATACATCAAGATGAACTCcgaaag ATATGCTGGAGCAGGTCCTGAGCTGCATGAAAGCTTTCTCTTTAAGCCAGACAGTTACAGCTCGTGTGATGAGGAAGCCCCGTCGTTTATGGTGCCTTTAGTGCCTCTGCATGAGTTTTGTCGCACCCTCTCTCGGAGGCTGAtgacctgcctcgccctcagtGTGG GAAAGAATCGAGATTACTTCGTGAACATGCACCAGGACAGCGGTACCAAGAACAGCCTCAGCACTTACCGTCTAAACTATTACCCACTGGCCTCTGGTAATCAAGAGGACGTGGTTGGATTCGGTGCTCACTCTGATTACACTACTATATCCCTTCTTTATAGCAATGACTCGAAAGGCTTGCAG GTTCGTGACTCAGCTGGGCAGTGGGCGGACGTGCCCTACGTTCCCGGCACCATACTGTTACTGGCGGGGGAGTTCCTCCACTTCCACTCCTACAAGAGGTTCAAAGCACCG ATGCATCGCGTCGTTGTGCCCAGTGAATACCAGCCCGGGCGACTACATCGTGTCACGTTTGGCTTTTTCGATCATCCTGACTCGCACCAGCCAATGTGGCCTCCCAGTGAAGACCCTACCAGCCCTGCTCCGCCGAATGTCAAAGACTATTTACTGGCAATAATGCGTAGAGCGGTTGACATAGGTGCTAAGAAATGA